A window of the Henckelia pumila isolate YLH828 chromosome 3, ASM3356847v2, whole genome shotgun sequence genome harbors these coding sequences:
- the LOC140886473 gene encoding leucine-rich repeat receptor protein kinase HPCA1-like isoform X2, with the protein MMWRIHLHLLVALVQVLRIGALTNPDDSAALNALRDQWNNVPPNWSGADSCGDGWEGITCTEDRVVSITLASINLSGGLTSDILGLSELQILDLSYNKELTGPLPSSLENLKNLTSLMLVGCGFSGPIPPSIGSLQKLVYLSLNSNNFIGDIPPTIGYLSRLLWLDIADNMITGTIPVSNGSTPGLDMLVHTKHFHFGNNKLSGEIPPQLFSSNSSLIHLLLENNRLTGSIPSTLALTTSLEVVRLDRNSLGGSVPDNLNNLANVQTLFLSNNQLTGPLPDLSGMVVLNAVDLSNNSFDATDIPPWFSSLPSLMTLIMDNTRIQGQIPISMFSIPQLQTILLGNPVCDEGGTETYCTTTRQPSAPYSTPTENCLPYSCSWAQISSPKCKCAYPYSGEMVFRGPSFYGFGNTSLYELLYKKLMLTFGTEGLPVDSVSLSNPTKTIDDYLMLNLQVFPSNQEYFNRTGISRIGFALSNQTFKPPHGFGPFYFTANKYEYFAGLTTGSHNSSSNIIIIAAAVGGSVLFFLLLLAGIYAFFQKSRAEKAAKKSDPFASWDPNTDSGGVPQIKGAKYFSFEELKKCTNNFSETNDIGTGGYGKVYRGTLPHGQLVAVKRARQGSMQGGLEFKTEIELLSRVHHKNVVSLVGFCFEQGEQLLVYEYISNGSLKESLSGKTGIRLDWMRRLRIALGAARGLQYLHDLANPPIIHRDIKSNNILLDERMNAKVADFGLSKPMSDPEKGHVSTQVKGTMGYLDPEYYMTQQLTEKSDVYSFGVLLLELVTARTPIEKGKYIVREVKQGKDKTKDMYNLHGLLDPIIALSMPPRSLEMFVDLALRCVHEAGDSRPPMSEVVKEMEHVMEISGLNPNIESTSSSTSYEGTSRGYDHPYSNESLFSFSAGNLPSKLEPK; encoded by the exons ATGATGTGGAGAATTCATCTGCATTTGCTGGTTGCTTTAGTTCAAGTTTTAAGAATAGGAGCATTGACAAATCCAGATGACT CTGCTGCTCTAAATGCTCTGAGAGATCAATGGAATAATGTACCACCCAACTGGTCTGGGGCTGATTCTTGTGGAGATGGCTGGGAGGGAATTACTTGCACCGAGGATCGTGTCGTCTCCAT CACATTGGCAAGCATCAATTTGAGTGGTGGGCTAACATCAGACATCCTCGGACTATCTGAGTTGCAGATCCT GGATCTGTCATACAACAAAGAACTGACTGGACCACTTCCTTCATCATTAGAGAACTTGAAGAACTTGACGAGCTT AATGCTAGTTGGCTGTGGATTTTCTGGTCCTATACCACCATCCATCGGATCTCTACAAAAGCTGGTTTACCT GTCTCTGAATTCGAACAACTTCATTGGCGATATACCACCTACTATTGGATATTTATCACGTCTACTTTGGCTGGATATAGCTGATAACATGATTACTGGAACTATCCCTGTCTCCAACGGAAGCACACCTGGTCTTGATATGCTCGTTCACACGAAACACTT TCATTTTGGGAATAATAAGCTGTCTGGtgaaatacctcctcagctgtTTAGCTCGAATTCGAGTCTTATACATTT GCTTCTTGAAAACAATCGATTAACTGGAAGCATCCCTTCCACTCTTGCGCTTACAACGTCTCTGGAGGTGGT ACGGCTCGATAGGAACAGTCTAGGTGGTTCCGTTCCAGACAACTTGAACAACCTCGCCAATGTCCAGACGCT GTTTCTGTCAAACAATCAATTGACTGGACCTTTACCCGATCTCAGTGGCATGGTAGTGCTCAACGCCGT GGACTTGAGCAATAACTCCTTTGATGCAACAGACATTCCACCATGGTTCTCTTCATTACCGTCCTTAATGACACT GATTATGGACAACACACGAATTCAAGGGCAAATTCCCATTTCCATGTTTAGCATTCCGCAGTTGCAAACTAT ACTTTTAGGTAACCCAGTATGTGATGAAGGCGGAACCGAGACTTACTGCACCACCACTAGGCAGCCGAGCGCTCCATACTCAACACCGACAGAAAATTGTTTACCTTATAGCTGCAGCTGGGCTCAAATTTCAAGCCCAAAGTGTAAATGTGCATATCCATATTCAGGGGAAATGGTTTTTAGAGGTCCTTCCTTCTACGGCTTTGGAAACACATCACTTTATGAACTTCTCTACAAGAAACTGATGCTTACATTCGGGACTGAAGGTCTTCCGGTGGATTCAGTTTCTTTAAGTAATCCAACAAAGACTATAGATGACTACCTTATGTTGAATCTGCAAGTTTTTCCATCCAACCAAGAATATTTCAATAGAACAGGGATTTCCAGAATTGGATTTGCACTAAGTAATCAAACTTTCAAGCCACCACATGGATTTGGACCGTTTTATTTCACTGCCAACAAGTATGAATACTTTGCAG GATTGACCACGGGGTCGCATAACTCATCAAGCAATATAATTATCATTGCAGCAGCCGTCGGTGGCTCGGTCCTCTTTTTCCTATTACTTCTTGCAGGAATTTATGCTTTTTTCCAGAAGAGTAGGGCTGAAAAGGCAGCCAAAAAGAGTGATCCTTTTG CATCCTGGGACCCGAATACAGACAGTGGTGGAGTCCCTCAGATCAAAGGAGCAAAATATTTCTCATTTGAAGAACTTAAGAAATGCACAAATAACTTCTCAGAAACCAATGATATAGGAACTGGTGGATATGGGAAG GTATATAGAGGAACTCTTCCTCATGGACAGTTGGTTGCTGTTAAAAGAGCTCGGCAAGGATCGATGCAAGGTGGTTTGGAGTTCAAAACGGAGATCGAGCTTCTCTCCAGGGTCCATCACAAGAATGTTGTGTCTCTCGTGGGATTTTGTTTCGAGCAAGGCGAACAGTTGCTAGTGTATGAATACATCTCAAACGGCTCGCTGAAGGAAAGTCTCTCAG GGAAGACAGGGATCAGATTAGATTGGATGAGGAGACTTCGAATAGCTCTTGGAGCAGCACGCGGGTTGCAATATCTGCACGACCTCGCGAATCCACCCATCATAcacagggatatcaaatcaaACAATATATTACTAGACGAACGAATGAATGCTAAAGTAGCAGATTTTGGTCTCTCTAAACCAATGAGTGATCCTGAAAAGGGTCACGTATCCACTCAAGTTAAAGGCACAATG GGATACTTGGATCCTGAATATTACATGACACAACAATTGACGGAAAAGAGCGATGTATACAGCTTCGGGGTATTGCTACTAGAACTTGTAACTGCAAGAACTCCTATTGAGAAAGGTAAATACATTGTTCGGGAAGTGAAGCAAGGCAAGGACAAAACTAAGGACATGTACAACCTTCATGGCCTTCTCGACCCAATCATTGCTTTGAGCATGCCACCAAGAAGTCTCGAAATGTTTGTTGACCTGGCTTTGAGATGTGTTCACGAGGCAGGCGATAGCAGGCCGCCTATGAGCGAGGTGGTTAAAGAGATGGAGCATGTCATGGAAATATCAGGTTTGAATCCTAATATCGAATCCACATCGTCGTCAACGAGTTATGAAGGGACGAGCAGAGGCTATGATCATCCTTACAGCAATGAGAGTCTCTTCTCTTTCAGTGCCGGTAATCTCCCTTCGAAGTTGGAACCCAAGTAA
- the LOC140886473 gene encoding leucine-rich repeat receptor protein kinase HPCA1-like isoform X1 yields MMWRIHLHLLVALVQVLRIGALTNPDDSAALNALRDQWNNVPPNWSGADSCGDGWEGITCTEDRVVSITLASINLSGGLTSDILGLSELQILDLSYNKELTGPLPSSLENLKNLTSLMLVGCGFSGPIPPSIGSLQKLVYLSLNSNNFIGDIPPTIGYLSRLLWLDIADNMITGTIPVSNGSTPGLDMLVHTKHFHFGNNKLSGEIPPQLFSSNSSLIHLLLENNRLTGSIPSTLALTTSLEVVRLDRNSLGGSVPDNLNNLANVQTLFLSNNQLTGPLPDLSGMVVLNAVDLSNNSFDATDIPPWFSSLPSLMTLIMDNTRIQGQIPISMFSIPQLQTISLKNNRVNGTLNIGSNYSSQLQLIDLRNNFVDAFTLRPGYSIQIILLGNPVCDEGGTETYCTTTRQPSAPYSTPTENCLPYSCSWAQISSPKCKCAYPYSGEMVFRGPSFYGFGNTSLYELLYKKLMLTFGTEGLPVDSVSLSNPTKTIDDYLMLNLQVFPSNQEYFNRTGISRIGFALSNQTFKPPHGFGPFYFTANKYEYFAGLTTGSHNSSSNIIIIAAAVGGSVLFFLLLLAGIYAFFQKSRAEKAAKKSDPFASWDPNTDSGGVPQIKGAKYFSFEELKKCTNNFSETNDIGTGGYGKVYRGTLPHGQLVAVKRARQGSMQGGLEFKTEIELLSRVHHKNVVSLVGFCFEQGEQLLVYEYISNGSLKESLSGKTGIRLDWMRRLRIALGAARGLQYLHDLANPPIIHRDIKSNNILLDERMNAKVADFGLSKPMSDPEKGHVSTQVKGTMGYLDPEYYMTQQLTEKSDVYSFGVLLLELVTARTPIEKGKYIVREVKQGKDKTKDMYNLHGLLDPIIALSMPPRSLEMFVDLALRCVHEAGDSRPPMSEVVKEMEHVMEISGLNPNIESTSSSTSYEGTSRGYDHPYSNESLFSFSAGNLPSKLEPK; encoded by the exons ATGATGTGGAGAATTCATCTGCATTTGCTGGTTGCTTTAGTTCAAGTTTTAAGAATAGGAGCATTGACAAATCCAGATGACT CTGCTGCTCTAAATGCTCTGAGAGATCAATGGAATAATGTACCACCCAACTGGTCTGGGGCTGATTCTTGTGGAGATGGCTGGGAGGGAATTACTTGCACCGAGGATCGTGTCGTCTCCAT CACATTGGCAAGCATCAATTTGAGTGGTGGGCTAACATCAGACATCCTCGGACTATCTGAGTTGCAGATCCT GGATCTGTCATACAACAAAGAACTGACTGGACCACTTCCTTCATCATTAGAGAACTTGAAGAACTTGACGAGCTT AATGCTAGTTGGCTGTGGATTTTCTGGTCCTATACCACCATCCATCGGATCTCTACAAAAGCTGGTTTACCT GTCTCTGAATTCGAACAACTTCATTGGCGATATACCACCTACTATTGGATATTTATCACGTCTACTTTGGCTGGATATAGCTGATAACATGATTACTGGAACTATCCCTGTCTCCAACGGAAGCACACCTGGTCTTGATATGCTCGTTCACACGAAACACTT TCATTTTGGGAATAATAAGCTGTCTGGtgaaatacctcctcagctgtTTAGCTCGAATTCGAGTCTTATACATTT GCTTCTTGAAAACAATCGATTAACTGGAAGCATCCCTTCCACTCTTGCGCTTACAACGTCTCTGGAGGTGGT ACGGCTCGATAGGAACAGTCTAGGTGGTTCCGTTCCAGACAACTTGAACAACCTCGCCAATGTCCAGACGCT GTTTCTGTCAAACAATCAATTGACTGGACCTTTACCCGATCTCAGTGGCATGGTAGTGCTCAACGCCGT GGACTTGAGCAATAACTCCTTTGATGCAACAGACATTCCACCATGGTTCTCTTCATTACCGTCCTTAATGACACT GATTATGGACAACACACGAATTCAAGGGCAAATTCCCATTTCCATGTTTAGCATTCCGCAGTTGCAAACTAT TTCGTTGAAGAACAATCGGGTCAACGGTACCTTGAATATTGGCTCAAATTATAGCAGCCAACTACAGCTGATTGATTTAAGAAACAACTTTGTTGATGCCTTCACTCTACGACCTGGTTACAGTATTCAAATCAT ACTTTTAGGTAACCCAGTATGTGATGAAGGCGGAACCGAGACTTACTGCACCACCACTAGGCAGCCGAGCGCTCCATACTCAACACCGACAGAAAATTGTTTACCTTATAGCTGCAGCTGGGCTCAAATTTCAAGCCCAAAGTGTAAATGTGCATATCCATATTCAGGGGAAATGGTTTTTAGAGGTCCTTCCTTCTACGGCTTTGGAAACACATCACTTTATGAACTTCTCTACAAGAAACTGATGCTTACATTCGGGACTGAAGGTCTTCCGGTGGATTCAGTTTCTTTAAGTAATCCAACAAAGACTATAGATGACTACCTTATGTTGAATCTGCAAGTTTTTCCATCCAACCAAGAATATTTCAATAGAACAGGGATTTCCAGAATTGGATTTGCACTAAGTAATCAAACTTTCAAGCCACCACATGGATTTGGACCGTTTTATTTCACTGCCAACAAGTATGAATACTTTGCAG GATTGACCACGGGGTCGCATAACTCATCAAGCAATATAATTATCATTGCAGCAGCCGTCGGTGGCTCGGTCCTCTTTTTCCTATTACTTCTTGCAGGAATTTATGCTTTTTTCCAGAAGAGTAGGGCTGAAAAGGCAGCCAAAAAGAGTGATCCTTTTG CATCCTGGGACCCGAATACAGACAGTGGTGGAGTCCCTCAGATCAAAGGAGCAAAATATTTCTCATTTGAAGAACTTAAGAAATGCACAAATAACTTCTCAGAAACCAATGATATAGGAACTGGTGGATATGGGAAG GTATATAGAGGAACTCTTCCTCATGGACAGTTGGTTGCTGTTAAAAGAGCTCGGCAAGGATCGATGCAAGGTGGTTTGGAGTTCAAAACGGAGATCGAGCTTCTCTCCAGGGTCCATCACAAGAATGTTGTGTCTCTCGTGGGATTTTGTTTCGAGCAAGGCGAACAGTTGCTAGTGTATGAATACATCTCAAACGGCTCGCTGAAGGAAAGTCTCTCAG GGAAGACAGGGATCAGATTAGATTGGATGAGGAGACTTCGAATAGCTCTTGGAGCAGCACGCGGGTTGCAATATCTGCACGACCTCGCGAATCCACCCATCATAcacagggatatcaaatcaaACAATATATTACTAGACGAACGAATGAATGCTAAAGTAGCAGATTTTGGTCTCTCTAAACCAATGAGTGATCCTGAAAAGGGTCACGTATCCACTCAAGTTAAAGGCACAATG GGATACTTGGATCCTGAATATTACATGACACAACAATTGACGGAAAAGAGCGATGTATACAGCTTCGGGGTATTGCTACTAGAACTTGTAACTGCAAGAACTCCTATTGAGAAAGGTAAATACATTGTTCGGGAAGTGAAGCAAGGCAAGGACAAAACTAAGGACATGTACAACCTTCATGGCCTTCTCGACCCAATCATTGCTTTGAGCATGCCACCAAGAAGTCTCGAAATGTTTGTTGACCTGGCTTTGAGATGTGTTCACGAGGCAGGCGATAGCAGGCCGCCTATGAGCGAGGTGGTTAAAGAGATGGAGCATGTCATGGAAATATCAGGTTTGAATCCTAATATCGAATCCACATCGTCGTCAACGAGTTATGAAGGGACGAGCAGAGGCTATGATCATCCTTACAGCAATGAGAGTCTCTTCTCTTTCAGTGCCGGTAATCTCCCTTCGAAGTTGGAACCCAAGTAA